A DNA window from Streptomyces parvus contains the following coding sequences:
- a CDS encoding 6-phospho-beta-glucosidase, protein MKLTILGGGGFRVPLVYGALLGDHAEGRVSRVTLYDTDAGRLTAVARVLAEQGRDIADAPAVVATTELDEALRGADFVFSAIRVGGLAGRAADERVALDEGVLGQETVGAGGIAYGLRTVPVALDLSRRIARLAPQAWVINFTNPAGLVTEAMSRHLGDRVIGICDSPVGLGRRIARVLGADPDRAWIDYAGLNHLGWVRGLYVDGRDELPRLLADPKLLDSFEEGRLFGAELLRSLGAVPNEYLHYYYVNREAVRAYQEAEQTRGAFLQDQQEGFYARMREPGTPAWATWDRTRAEREATYMAENREVAGAGEREESDLESGGYEQVALALMRAVARNERISLILNVRNRTTLSVLDADAVVEVPCLVDANGAHPVAVSPLPYHAVGLVTAVKAVERAVLEAAESGSRAAAVQAFALHPLVDSVTVARRLLDRYTEVHPGLAYLDRA, encoded by the coding sequence GTGAAGCTGACAATTCTTGGCGGTGGCGGATTCCGGGTGCCTCTCGTGTACGGGGCCCTCCTCGGCGATCACGCCGAGGGCCGCGTCTCCCGGGTCACGCTGTACGACACCGACGCCGGCCGGCTCACCGCCGTCGCCCGCGTCCTCGCGGAACAGGGCCGGGACATCGCGGATGCCCCGGCCGTCGTCGCCACCACGGAACTCGACGAGGCGCTGCGCGGCGCCGACTTCGTCTTCTCCGCCATCCGGGTCGGCGGGCTCGCCGGCCGCGCCGCCGACGAACGGGTCGCCCTCGACGAAGGCGTGCTCGGCCAGGAGACGGTCGGGGCCGGAGGCATCGCGTACGGGCTGCGCACCGTCCCCGTCGCCCTCGACCTCTCCCGGCGCATCGCCCGGCTCGCCCCACAGGCCTGGGTCATCAACTTCACCAACCCGGCGGGCCTGGTCACCGAGGCCATGTCCCGGCACCTGGGCGACCGGGTCATCGGGATCTGCGACTCGCCGGTCGGGCTCGGGCGGCGCATCGCCCGCGTGCTGGGCGCCGACCCGGACCGGGCCTGGATCGACTACGCGGGGCTCAACCACCTCGGGTGGGTGCGGGGGCTGTACGTCGACGGGCGCGACGAGCTGCCCCGGCTGCTCGCCGACCCGAAGCTGCTCGACTCCTTCGAGGAGGGCCGCCTCTTCGGCGCGGAACTCCTCCGGTCGCTGGGCGCGGTCCCCAACGAGTACCTGCACTACTACTACGTCAACCGCGAGGCCGTACGCGCCTACCAGGAGGCGGAGCAGACCCGGGGCGCGTTCCTCCAGGACCAGCAGGAGGGCTTCTACGCCCGCATGCGCGAACCCGGCACGCCCGCCTGGGCCACCTGGGACCGCACCCGTGCCGAACGCGAGGCGACGTACATGGCGGAGAACCGCGAGGTCGCCGGGGCGGGGGAGCGGGAGGAGAGCGACCTGGAGTCCGGCGGCTACGAACAGGTCGCGCTCGCCCTGATGCGGGCCGTCGCCCGCAACGAACGCATCTCGCTGATCCTCAATGTCCGCAACCGCACCACCCTGTCGGTCCTGGACGCGGACGCCGTCGTCGAGGTGCCCTGCCTCGTCGACGCCAACGGGGCCCACCCGGTGGCCGTCTCGCCGCTGCCGTACCACGCGGTCGGCCTCGTCACCGCGGTGAAGGCCGTGGAGCGGGCGGTGCTGGAGGCGGCGGAGAGCGGGTCCCGCGCGGCGGCGGTCCAGGCCTTCGCCCTGCACCCCCTGGTGGACTCCGTGACGGTGGCCCGGCGGCTGCTCGACCGGTACACCGAGGTCCACCCGGGGCTCGCGTACCTCGACCGGGCCTGA
- a CDS encoding ATP-binding protein has product MAPGSALIPRPADLSPGTEALRYCFALPAHPESVARARQLTRTRLDAWQLGRDVCDAAVLIVSELVTNAVVHTASTRVVCELGRFGRRLRIAVQDQGHPPGGPRLRASSDDEHGRGLLLVDAMSSAWGSHDAQDASGRIVWAELPHGAEQLSGTERPC; this is encoded by the coding sequence GTGGCACCTGGCAGTGCGCTCATCCCCCGGCCCGCGGACCTCAGCCCCGGGACGGAGGCGCTCCGTTACTGCTTCGCGCTGCCGGCGCACCCCGAGTCGGTGGCCAGGGCCCGGCAGCTGACGAGAACGCGGCTGGACGCCTGGCAGCTGGGCCGGGACGTCTGTGACGCGGCGGTCCTCATCGTCTCCGAGCTGGTGACCAACGCGGTCGTGCACACCGCTAGCACCCGGGTGGTCTGCGAGCTGGGCCGGTTCGGCAGACGACTGCGGATAGCCGTGCAGGACCAGGGCCACCCGCCGGGCGGCCCGCGGCTGCGCGCCTCCTCCGACGACGAGCACGGCCGTGGTCTCCTCCTCGTCGACGCGATGAGCAGCGCCTGGGGGTCGCACGACGCCCAGGACGCCTCCGGGCGCATCGTCTGGGCGGAGCTGCCGCACGGCGCCGAGCAGTTGTCCGGCACGGAGCGGCCGTGTTGA
- a CDS encoding helix-turn-helix transcriptional regulator yields MSEPRSAPTVGQVVLGKRLQDLRERVGLTRDQAAKVLRVAPATIRRMETAEVGLKIPYVQLLLKAYGVADQEAEAFVDLAEEANRPGWWQRFHDVLPDWFSMYVSLEGAASLLRMYEPHFVPGLLQTEDYARSVMRTGAVGQTRPEDLERHVALRMERQSLLAKEDAPRLWVIMDETVLRRPVESAQVMRGQIDRLLEATELPHVTLQIAEFATGHHPGTYGPFVLFRFAVPELPDMVYSEYLTGAVYFDARPEVASYLEVMDRMAAQAATAQRTKEILRDFRKEL; encoded by the coding sequence GTGAGCGAACCGCGGTCCGCCCCGACCGTGGGCCAGGTCGTTCTCGGCAAGCGCCTGCAGGATCTGCGCGAGCGTGTCGGTCTGACCCGTGACCAGGCGGCGAAGGTCCTCCGGGTCGCCCCCGCGACGATACGCAGAATGGAGACGGCCGAGGTCGGGCTGAAGATCCCCTACGTCCAGCTGCTGCTGAAGGCGTACGGCGTCGCCGACCAGGAGGCCGAGGCCTTCGTCGATCTGGCGGAGGAGGCGAACAGGCCGGGTTGGTGGCAGCGTTTCCACGACGTGCTGCCCGACTGGTTCAGCATGTACGTCAGCCTGGAGGGCGCCGCGAGCCTGCTGCGCATGTACGAGCCGCACTTCGTGCCCGGACTGCTCCAGACCGAGGACTACGCCCGCTCCGTGATGCGGACCGGGGCGGTCGGCCAGACGCGGCCCGAGGACCTCGAGCGCCATGTGGCGCTGCGGATGGAACGGCAGTCGCTGCTGGCCAAGGAGGACGCCCCCCGACTCTGGGTGATCATGGACGAGACCGTGCTGCGGCGGCCCGTCGAGAGCGCGCAGGTGATGCGCGGGCAGATCGACAGGCTGCTCGAAGCCACGGAGCTTCCCCATGTCACCCTGCAGATCGCGGAGTTCGCCACCGGCCACCATCCGGGAACGTACGGTCCCTTCGTCCTCTTCCGGTTCGCGGTCCCCGAACTCCCCGACATGGTCTACAGCGAGTACCTGACCGGTGCCGTCTACTTCGACGCCCGACCCGAGGTGGCCTCCTACCTCGAAGTCATGGACCGCATGGCGGCTCAGGCCGCGACTGCACAACGCACGAAGGAAATCCTCCGGGACTTCCGCAAGGAGCTGTGA
- a CDS encoding DUF397 domain-containing protein: protein MNHIYNGMPAGDLGSEGWYKPWSGGNGGNCIEAMKLADGRVAVRQSADPDGPALIYSNGEIAAFIQGAKAGQADFLLT from the coding sequence ATGAACCACATATACAACGGCATGCCGGCCGGTGACCTCGGCTCCGAAGGCTGGTACAAGCCGTGGAGCGGCGGGAACGGCGGAAACTGCATCGAGGCGATGAAGCTCGCCGACGGGCGGGTCGCCGTACGCCAGTCCGCCGACCCCGACGGCCCGGCTCTCATCTACTCCAACGGCGAGATCGCCGCGTTCATCCAGGGCGCCAAGGCAGGCCAGGCCGACTTCCTGCTCACCTGA
- a CDS encoding SAM-dependent methyltransferase, with translation MTGQERHSIEIDTSRPHPARMYDWFLGGKDNYPVDEQMARQLLTLDARGRDMARVNRAFMHRATRWLTEQGVRQFLDIGTGIPTEPNLHQIAQQAAPDARVVYCDNDPIVLAHAAALLRSTPEGATEYIQADARRPETILAEAGKVLDFEQPVALSLLALLHFIDDEDGAAALVGKLVEQLPSGSYLVLSHTTGDFDPAGAARARAMYKARGMTLRPRSRAELTAFFDGLELVEPGVSLSADWHPELGEVIDVAGDEPIPGYAGVARKP, from the coding sequence ATGACCGGCCAAGAACGCCACTCCATCGAGATCGACACCAGCAGGCCGCACCCGGCCCGCATGTACGACTGGTTCCTCGGCGGCAAGGACAACTACCCGGTCGACGAACAGATGGCGCGCCAGTTGCTCACCCTGGACGCGCGGGGCCGTGACATGGCGAGGGTCAACCGCGCGTTCATGCACCGGGCGACCCGCTGGCTCACCGAGCAGGGTGTGCGCCAGTTCCTGGACATCGGCACCGGCATACCCACCGAGCCGAACCTCCACCAGATCGCCCAGCAGGCCGCCCCCGACGCGCGCGTCGTCTACTGCGACAACGACCCGATCGTGCTGGCCCACGCGGCGGCTCTGCTCCGCTCGACGCCCGAGGGGGCCACCGAGTACATCCAGGCGGACGCCCGCAGACCGGAGACGATCCTGGCCGAGGCCGGCAAGGTGCTGGACTTCGAGCAGCCGGTAGCCCTCTCCCTGCTGGCCCTGCTGCACTTCATCGACGACGAGGACGGCGCGGCCGCCCTGGTCGGCAAGCTGGTCGAACAGCTTCCCTCCGGCAGCTATCTGGTGCTCTCGCACACCACCGGCGACTTCGACCCGGCGGGCGCGGCGCGGGCCCGGGCCATGTACAAGGCGCGCGGGATGACGTTGCGCCCCCGCAGCCGTGCCGAACTGACGGCGTTCTTCGACGGTCTCGAACTGGTCGAGCCGGGCGTCTCGCTCTCGGCCGACTGGCACCCCGAACTCGGCGAGGTCATCGATGTCGCCGGCGACGAGCCGATCCCCGGCTACGCGGGCGTCGCGCGCAAGCCCTGA